The Penicillium oxalicum strain HP7-1 chromosome VI, whole genome shotgun sequence genome window below encodes:
- a CDS encoding ATP synthase subunit epsilon has product MTAAWKAAGLTYNRYLAIAARTVRRSLKEQSRLAAERRGQMDLRFAKWENGKQGEVRSLAQANNEAIAQNAEK; this is encoded by the exons ATGACTGCTGCTTGGAAAGCCGCTGGCCTGAC CTACAACCGCTACCTGGCCATTGCCGCCCGGACGGTGCGCCGCTCGTTGAAGGAGCAGTCCCGCCTCGCCGCTGAGCGCCGCGGTCAAATGGATCTCCGTTTCGCCAAGTGGGAG AACGGCAAGCAGGGTGAAGTCCGCTCGCTCGCCCAGGCCAACAACGAGGCCATCGCCCAGAACGCCGAGAAATAG
- a CDS encoding Histidine protein kinase NIK1: MAVALAQLPRPALVSDSDLQQARAALQHQDCPEISVPREFISLIVEELIYRRESHSEIAEIEHECSSLRQELRKHIHINEAFQKELREIGEIITQVAHGDLSQRARLHPLEMSPDIATFKQTINTMMDQLQVFSQEVSKVAREVGTEGVLGGQANIEGIQGIWQELTVNVNAMANNLTTQVRDITTVTTAVAKGDLTRKVQADCKGEILLLKNIINGMVDQLREFAFEVSRVAREVGSDGTLGGQAVVHGVEGTWKNLTENVNCMASNLTQQVREIAKVTTAVARGDLTMKVTADVKGEILDLKLTINAMVDRLNRFAFEVSRVAREVGTDGTLGGQAQVENVEGRWRDLTDNVNTMAQNLTQQVRQISNVTQAIARGDLSTKIEVHAQGEILTLKETINRMVDGLSQFAREVKIVARDVGVRGKLGGQAKLEGSYGIWRSISEDVNIMADNLTSQVRAFGEITEAAMSGDFTKLITVSASGEMDDLKQKINKMIWSLRDSIQRNTAAREAAELANRSKSEFLANMSHEIRTPMNGIIGLSSLALDTDDLPAPVRETLDMVHNLANSLLTIIDDILDISKIEANHLMIEKMPFSLGSTVFGVLKALAVETNEKALTLSYSTDGNVPDFLIGDAYRLRQVMLNLVGNAIKFTDHGEIRVTIKRAETNVCLEEDETMFEFSVSDPGIGIEESKLGLIFDKFQQADGSMTRKYGGTGLGLAISKRLVCLMGGGIWVTSRVGQGSKFSFTSRAKLAQAPAGFAEQLAPYRGRRVLLVDNGNWKDCPVSSMLRDFGLEAVVVHENELVSTQRRKDLGGSFDAMLVPSIEAAAKLRADSTLSLNPLVIAAPSVSLLLKSAGELGISSYATTKAGTRPIDFWSGILPALGNRRNRISEGITRSLAILLAEDNDVNQKVAVRILQKCNHNVTVVENGLQAVKEAQQHRYDVILMDVSMPVMGGFEATVKIRQHEKLNCLPRTPIVALTAHAMLGDRDKCIQAGMDDYLSKPLNSNMMMQTILKCSAMNLVSAVES; the protein is encoded by the exons ATGGCGGTTGCGTTGGCCCAACTGCCGCGCCCGGCGCTAGTGAGCGATTCCGATCTGCAGCAGGCTCGTGCCGCTTTGCAGCATCAAGATTGCCCCGAAATATCGGTACCACGCGAATTCATCTCGCTCATCGTGGAAGAACTCATCTACCGGCGTGAGTCGCACTCGGAGATTGCTGAAATCGAACACGAGTGCTCTTCTTTGCGCCAGGAACTCCGCAAGCACATCCACATCAATGAAGCCTTTCAAAAAGAGCTCCGCGAGATCGGCGAGATCATCACCCAGGTGGCTCATGGCGACTTGTCACAGCGCGCGCGGCTACATCCGCTCGAGATGTCCCCAGACATTGCGACATTCAAACAAACCATCAATACGATGATGGACCAATTGCAGGTCTTCAGCCAGGAGGTGTCCAAGGTGGCACGGGAGGTGGGAACTGAAGGCGTCCTGGGGGGACAGGCTAACATTGAGGGAATTCAAGGAATTTGGCAGGAATTGACCGTCAATGTAAACGCAATGGCCAACAATCTCACCACCCAAGTCCGCGACATCACCACCGTTACTACTGCCGTGGCCAAGGGCGATCTGACCCGCAAGGTGCAAGCAGATTGCAAGGGTGAAATCTTGCTTCTGAAGAATATCATCAACGGGATGGTCGACCAGCTACGAGAATTTGCCTTTGAGGTGAGCCGCGTGGCGAGAGAGGTGGGATCGGATGGCACGTTGGGCGGCCAGGCCGTGGTGCACGGCGTGGAAGGGACATGGAAGAATTTGACCGAAAATGTTAATTGCATGGCGTCCAATCTGACTCAACAAGTTCGAGAAATCGCCAAAGTGACGACCGCCGTGGCCCGCGGCGATCTGACTATGAAAGTGACTGCCGACGTGAAGGGAGAAATCCTGGATCTCAAGCTCACAATCAATGCGATGGTGGATCGATTGAATCGATTTGCGTTCGAAGTCAGCCGCGTAGCTAGAGAGGTCGGCACAGACGGCACGCTAGGCGGCCAGGCTCAAGTTGAGAACGTCGAAGGTCGCTGGCGTGATCTCACCGACAACGTGAATACCATGGCGCAAAACCTCACACAGCAAGTACGGCAGATCTCGAACGTCACGCAGGCGATTGCGCGTGGAGATCTGAGCACCAAGATCGAGGTTCATGCGCAGGGGGAAATTTTGACTCTGAAAGAAACCATCAACCGCATGGTCGATGGCCTGAGTCAGTTCGCGAGAGAGGTCAAGATCGTGGCCCGGGACGTCGGTGTGAGGGGTAAACTTGGTGGCCAGGCGAAGCTTGAGGGATCCTATGGCATCTGGCGCTCGATCAGTGAAGATGTCAATATTATGGCCGACAATCTCACCTCACAAGTGCGCGCCTTCGGAGAGATTACAGAGGCGGCTATGAGCGGCGATTTCACCAAATTGATCACCGTTTCCGCCTCTGGTGAAATGGATGACCTGAAACAGAAAATCAACAAGATGATTTGGAGCCTGCGCGACAGCATCCAGCGCAACACGGCTGCCCGCGAAGCCGCCGAATTAGCCAATCGCAGTAAATCGGAGTTTTTGGCGAACATGAG TCACGAAATCCGCACCCCTATGAATGGGATTATCGGCCTCTCGAGTCTGGCACTCGACACCGATGACCTCCCCGCACCAGTACGCGAAACGCTAGACATGGTTCACAATCTCGCCAATTCCCTCCTGACCATTATCGATGATATTCTCGACATCTCCAAGATCGAGGCAAACCATCTGATGATTGAGAAGATGCCGTTCAGCCTAGGATCTACGGTGTTTGGAGTTCTGAAGGCGCTGGCTGTGGAGACCAATGAAAAGGCCTTGACCCTCTCTTACTCCACCGATGGCAACGTGCCCGATTTCCTCATCGGAGATGCATATCGACTACGACAGGTCATGCTTAACCTGGTGGGCAATGCGATCAAATTCACGGATCATGGTGAAATTCGCGTCACCATCAAGCGTGCCGAGACCAATGTGTGcctggaagaggatgagacgATGTTTGAATTCTCAGTTTCGGACCCTGGAATTGGTATTGAGGAAAGCAAGCTGGGTCTGATCTTCGACAAATTTCAACAAGCCGATGGCAGTATGACAAGAAAGTATGGGGGCACCGGTCTGGGTCTGGCAATTTCCAAACGCCTGGTCTGTCTGATGGGCGGAGGAATCTGGGTCACTTCGCGCGTTGGCCAGGGAAGCAAGTTCTCATTCACGTCTCGTGCCAAATTGGCCCAGGCACCGGCAGGATTTGCTGAGCAGCTGGCGCCATACCGTGGTCGCCGAGTCCTGCTTGTGGACAACGGAAACTGGAAAGACTGCCCTGTGTCGTCCATGCTGAGAGACTTTGGTCTAGAAGCTGTTGTTGTGCACGAGAACGAGCTCGTGTCCACACAACGTCGGAAGGACCTCGGTGGGTCCTTTGATGCCATGCTCGTGCCTAGCATAGAAGCAGCCGCTAAACTTCGTGCCGACTCGACTCTATCACTTAATCCCTTGGTCATCGCAGCCCCCAGCGTCTCCCTCCTTCTGAAATCCGCAGGCGAGTTGGGTATTTCCTCCTACGCGACCACCAAAGCTGGTACTCGCCCAATTGACTTTTGGAGTGGCATTCTCCCTGCTCTGGGAAATCGCAGAAACCGCATTTCCGAGGGCATCACACGATCCCTCGCCATTCTTCTTGCCGAGGATAATGACGTGAACCAGAAAGTCGCTGTTCGTATCCTGCAAAAATGCAATCACAACGTCACTGTGGTTGAGAACGGTCTCCAGGCCGTCAAAGAGGCACAGCAGCACCGTTACGACGTCATTCTGATGGATGTGTCCATGCCGGTCATGGGCGGATTCGAAGCGACGGTCAAGATCCGACAACATGAGAAATTGAATTGCCTTCCGCGGACACCGATTGTGGCACTGACTGCGCATGCAATGCTCGGCGATCGTGACAAGTGCATCCAGGCCGGCATGGATGATTATCTATCCAAACCCTTGAACTCCAATATGATGATGCAAACGATTCTGAAGTGCTCTGCGATGAATCTTGTCTCTGCCGTCGAGTCCTGA
- a CDS encoding putative glucan endo-1,6-beta-glucosidase B, with the protein MGAFSRFVALGVLSTLTAAWLPKANKEITASDGTNLFTTSNGKIRGVNLGSQFIFEPWISESAWSEMGCGGQKSEFDCVMALGQDAANSAFQKHWASWITQDDISEMVSYGLNTIRVPVGYWLREDLVDANSEHFPQGGLDYVKKLCGWASDAGMYIIMDLHGAPAAQTPTNAFTGQNAPEAGFYNDYQYERALKFLEWMTGLIHSVNEFRNVGMLEVVNEPVQENDKASSMRQNYYPKAFERIRANETSAGIDKNDYLHIQMMDQLWGSGDPTQYIDDLYYAAYDDHRYLKWDTSVEVSHDSYIQTSCNDKRDSNTPTIVGEWSLGVPDDVERTSDWDPSSQTDFYSKWFAAQVHSYEEQQGWVFWTWKADLGDDYRWSYQDAVKRGVIPKDLNSLPSVC; encoded by the exons ATGGGAGCTTTCTCTAGATTTGTTGCGCTTGGTGTCCTCTCTACATTGACAGCAGCCTGGCTGCCCAAGGCCAATAAAGAAATCACCGCTAGCGATGGCACAAACCTATTCACTACATCGAACGGCAAGATCCGCGGAGTCAACTTGGGTTCTCAATTCATTTTCGAACCATGGATCAGCGAAAGCGCCTGGAGCGAGATGGGTTGTGGTGGTCAAAAGTCCGAATTTGACTGTGTGATGGCTCTCGGTCAAGATGCTGCCAACAGCGCTTTTCAGAAGCACTGGGCCAGTTGGATCACTCAGGACGATATTAGCGAAATGGTCAGCTACGGACTAAACACGATCCGTGTCCCAGTGGGTTACTGGCTTCGTGAGGACCTGGTCGACGCCAATTCAGAACATTTCCCTCAGGGTGGTCTTGATTATGTCAAGAAGCTGTGTGGCTGGGCAAGTGATGCTGGCATGTACATCATCATGGACTTGCACGGTGCGCCTGCTGCGCAGACCCCGACCAATGCGTTCACGGGTCAGAATGCGCCTGAAGCCGGGTTCTACAATGACTATCAGTATGAGCGTGCGCTCAAATTCCTCGAGTGGATGACCGGGTTGATCCATTCGGTCAATGAGTTCCGCAATGTCGGTATGCTGGAGGTCGTGAATGAGCCTGTGCAGGAGAATGACAAAGCAAGCTCCATGCGCCAGAATTACTATCCCAAGGCGTTCGAG CGTATCCGTGCCAACGAAACCAGCGCCGGCATTGACAAAAATGATTATCTCCACATTCAGATGATGGATCAGCTTTGGGGCTCAGGAGATCCTACCCAATATATCGACGACCTGTATTATGCAGCGTACGATGATCACCGATACCTGAAATGGGACACAAGTGTCGAAGTTTCCCATGATAGCTACATCCAAACTTCCTGTAATGACAAGCGCGACTCGAATACACCGACGATCGTTGGCGAATGGAGTCTCGGTGTGCCTGATGACGTCGAACGGACCTCCGACTGGGACCCCAGCTCGCAGACCGACTTTTATTCCAAGTGGTTCGCTGCACAGGTGCACTCATACGAAGAGCAGCAGGGTTGGGTCTTTTGGACCTGGAAGGCTGATCTTGGCGACGACTACCGGTGGTCTTATCAAG ATGCTGTCAAGCGCGGGGTGATTCCGAAGGACCTCAACTCCTTGCCCAGCGTGTGTTAA
- a CDS encoding Heat shock protein 60 translates to MQRALSSRTSVLSAASKRAPFARSPLNLQQQRFAHKEIKFGVEARASILKGVDTLAKAVTSTLGPKGRNVLIESPYGSPKITKDGVTVAKAITLQDKFENLGARLLQDVSSKTNELAGDGTTTATVLGRAIFSETVKNVAAGCNPMDLRRGIQAAVDAVVDYLQANKRDITTGEEIAQVATISANGDTHVGKLISNAMERVGKEGVITVKEGKTLEDELEVTEGMRFDRGYTSPYFITDPKSQKVEFEKPLILLSEKKISAVQDILPALEASTTLRRPLVIIAEDIEGEALAVCILNKLRGQLQVAAVKAPGFGDNRKSILGDLAVLTNGTVFTDELDVKLEKLTPDMLGSTGAITITKEDTIILNGEGSKDNISQRCEQIRGVMADPSTSEYEKEKLQERLAKLSGGVAVIKVGGASEVEVGEKKDRVVDALNATRAAVEEGILPGGGTALLKASANGLENVKPANFDQQLGVSIIKSAITRPARTIVENAGLEGSVIVGKLTDEFAKDFNRGFDSSKGEYTDMIASGIVDPLKVVRTALVDASGVASLLGTTEVAIVEAPEEKGPAAPGGGMGGMGGMGGMGGGMF, encoded by the exons ATGCAGCGCGCTCTCTCCTCCCGGACTTCGGTCCTCTCGGCCGCGTCCAAGCGTGCTCCTTTCGCCCGTTCTCCCTTGAAcctccagcagcagcgaTTCGCCCACAAG GAGATCAAGTTTGGTGTTGAGGCCCGCGCCAGTATCCTCAAGGGTGTCGACACTCTTGCCAAGGCTGTCACTTCCACTCTTGGCCCCAAGGGTCGCAATGTTCTGATTGAGTCTCCCTATGGCTCCCCCAAGATCACCAAGG ATGGTGTTACTGTTGCCAAGGCCATCACTCTCCAGGACAAGTTCGAGAACCTCGGCGCCCGCCTCCTCCAGGATGTCTCTTCCAAGACCAACGAGCTCGCCGGTGACGGTACCACTACTGCCACCGTCCTCGGCCGCGCTATTTTCTCAGAGACCGTGAAGAACGTGGCTGCTGGCTGCAACCCCATGGATCTCCGCCGTGGTATCCAGGCTGCCGTCGATGCCGTTGTCGACTACCTCCAGGCTAACAAGCGCGACATCACCACCGGCGAGGAGATTGCCCAGGTCGCCACTATCTCCGCCAACGGTGACACCCACGTCGGCAAGCTCATCTCTAACGCCATGGAGCGTGTTGGCAAGGAGGGTGTTATCACCGTCAAGGAGGGCAAGACTCTGGAGGACGAGCTCGAGGTCACCGAGGGTATGCGCTTCGACCGTGGTTACACTTCTCCCTACTTCATCACCGACCCCAAGTCCCAGAAGGTCGAGTTTGAGAAGCCCCTGATCCTCCTgtccgagaagaagatctccgCTGTTCAGGACATTCTCCCCGCCCTGGAGGCCTCCACCACCCTCCGCCGCCCCTTGGTCATTATTGCCGAGGACATTGAGGGTGAGGCTCTCGCTGTCTGCATTCTGAACAAGCTCCGCGGCCAGCTCCAGGTCGCTGCCGTCAAGGCTCCCGGATTCGGTGACAACCGCAAGAGCATCCTGGGTGATCTCGCTGTGCTCACCAACGGCACCGTTTTCACTGACGAGCTTGACGTCAAGCTCGAGAAGCTCACCCCCGACATGCTTGGTTCTACCGgtgccatcaccatcaccaaggaggaCACCATCATCCTGAACGGTGAGGGCAGCAAGGACAACATCTCCCAGCGCTGCGAGCAGATCCGCGGTGTCATGGCCGACCCCTCTACTTCCGAgtacgagaaggagaagctcCAGGAGCGTCTGGCCAAGCTCTCCGGCGGAGTTGCCGTCATCAAGGTTGGCGGTGCCTCCGAGGTTGAGGttggtgagaagaaggaccgTGTCGTCGATGCTCTGAACGCCACCCGCGCCGCCGTTGAGGAGGGTATCCTGCCCGGTGGTGGTACTGCTCTGCTGAAGGCCTCCGCCAACGGCCTCGAGAACGTCAAGCCCGCCAACTTTGACCAGCAGCTCGGTGTCAGCATCATCAAGAGCGCTATTACCCGCCCCGCCCGTACCATCGTTGAGAACGCCGGTCTGGAGGGCAGCGTGATTGTCGGCAAGCTCACCGACGAGTTCGCCAAGGACTTCAACCGCGGCTTCGACTCCTCCAAGGGAGAGTACACCGACATGATCGCCAGCGGTATTGTCGACCCCCTGAAGGTTGTCCGCACTGCCCTTGTGGACGCCAGCGGTGTTGCTTCCCTGCTCGGTACCACTGAGGTTGCCATTGTTGAGGCTCCTGAGGAGAAGGGTCCTGCCGCCCCTGGCGGTGGCATGGGCGGTATGGGTGGTATGGGTGGCATGGGCGGCGGCATGTTCTAG
- a CDS encoding Acid phosphatase: MKTVATLFLMVAVARALVATISEPSLSQIGAAAATVLPESPVSNVKGLSFDRFYQIWLENTAYTASAADPNMQWLASQGILLTNYHGVTHPSEPNYCAAAGGDTFGMDWDQWVQVPANISSVPDLLDTKGISWAEYQEHLPYAGFQGFNYSNQQTFKDDYVRRHNPLVLYDAVVADDTRVRQIKNFTDFEKDLENKRLPQWAFITPNVTNDAHDTNITFGAKWERHWMSALLTNEYFMNNTLVLLTFDEDMYDLSDKSATFDQSNRVYSILVGGAIPDHLRGTQDDTFYTHYSTIASISANWGLPSLGRWDCGANIFAIVANQTGYINYDVDLTHLYLNHTYPGPLTTGMLKQYFGGSSDLKITAESAWTWPVPNIDAKCSAGNGVLDSVRKTYHGMKATYNYTFPYPWDGVSGYNVNVTATRKSSNTTSTGNNTFTVTQSAISRASSGIRPSSGATLIAVFALFALVS, translated from the exons ATGAAGACCGTGGCAACACTGTTCTTGATGGTCGCTGTGGCGCGCGCTCTAGTCGCAACCATCTCTGAGCCCTCGCTTAGCCAAATCGGAGCTGCGGCGGCGACAGTCTTGCCCGAGTCCCCCGTTTCAAACGTGAAGGGTCTCAGTTTTGATCGCTTTTACCAAATTTGGTTGGAGAATACA GCTTACACCGCGTCGGCGGCTGATCCCAACATGCAATGGCTTGCCTCTCAAGGAATTTTGTT GACCAACTACCATGGCGTCACTCACCCCTCGGAGCCCAACTACTGTGCAGCCGCAGGTGGTGACACCTTCGGTATGGACTGGGACCAATGGGTTCAAGTACCCGCAAACATCTCCTCAGTGCCAGATCTCCTAGACACTAAGGGCATCTCATGGGCTGAATACCAGGAGCACTTACCATATGCCGGTTTCCAAGGATTCAATTACTCCAATCAGCAGACGTTCAAAGACGACTATGTGCGACGACACAATCCCTTGGTTCTCTATGACGCCGTCGTTGCAGATGATACTCGGGTCCGCCAGATCAAGAATTTCACCGACTTTGAGAAAGATCTGGAAAACAAGAGACTTCCCCAATGGGCCTTTATCACACCGAACGTCACGAACGATGCCCACGATACAAACATCACATTCGGTGCGAAATGGGAACGCCACTGGATGTCCGCCCTGTTGACAAACGAGTACTTCATGAACAACACGCTTGTGCTTTTGACTTTCGACGAAGATATGTACGATCTCAGTGACAAGTCGGCAACGTTTGACCAGAGCAACAGGGTGTATAGCATTTTGGTCGGTGGGGCCATTCCTGATCACTTGAGAGGCACCCAGGATGATACATTCTACACGCACTACTCGACTATCGCCTCGATTTCTGCGAACTGGGGCCTTCCATCCCTCGGACGCTGGGATTGCGGAGCCAACATCTTCGCAATCGTCGCTAACCAGACCGGGTATATCAATTACGACGTAGATCTCACCCACTTGTACCTGAATCATACCTACCCAGGCCCATTGACCACGGGAATGCTGAAACAGTACTTTGGGGGCTCTTCTGACCTGAAAATCACGGCTGAGTCCGCGTGGACTTGGCCTGTTCCCAACATCGACGCTAAGTGCTCGGCTGGAAATGGGGTTCTGGACTCCGTGAGGAAGACTTACCACGGCATGAAAGCGACCTACAACTACACGTTTCCGTATCCGTGGGATGGAGTGAGCGGTTATAACGTAAACGTGACTGCGACCCGCAAATCATCCaacaccacctccaccggcaACAACACTTTCACCGTCACACAGTCCGCCATTTCCAGGGCCTCTAGTGGTATCAGACCCAGCTCGGGTGCTACTCTCATCGCTGTCTTTGCTCTCTTTGCGCTTGTTTCGTAG